Genomic DNA from Streptomyces sp. AM 2-1-1:
CTCCGCACGCCGCGCGCCCCGGCTCCGTACGTTCCACCTCCGGCGCGGGCGAGAAGGTCACTGCGACGAGAGAGGCACCCGCCGAACGATGCAGAACACGACTGAATCCACCCAGTGCGTTCCGGCCATGACGTACACCCTGATGCTCGAAAAGGTCCGTTACGACGGCGCCTACCCGACCCGGGAACGGGCCGAGGAAGCGGTACGTCTCGTACTGGACGGTCTCGGCGGCCAGTTGGCCGGGGACGAACGCGCGAGCCTGGCGGCTCGCCTTCCGCAGGAGGCCGCTGCCGTCCTCCTCGCGGCCAGACCAGAAACTCCGCTCAGCGGCCGTGACTTCGTGAACTCGCTCGCCCTGTCGACGGGCTCCGGCGTCGCGACCACCCGCTGGGACGTGGGTTCCGTCCTGACGACGGTGGCCCAGCTGACCGGCCCCGACCTGCTCGCCCGGATCCTCCGGGCCCTCCCCCAGGGGTACGCGCTCCTCTTCGGCCGCGCGGAGCTCGCCCGCGCCGCCTGACCGGAACCAGCACCTCACCAAAACCAGCACCTCGACCGGCTCCGGCCCACGGGTCACCGTCGCCCCGTCGGCCAGTCCGGTCCCGCCGGGCACCGCCCGGCCTCCTCTTTCGCCCGCGCCCCCGCGCCCCCGCCCGGCCCGCTTCGAGCAGACACCACCTGCTCGGCCCGCCCGGACCGGAGCGCGGGGGCGCGGGACGCTGTGGTGTCCGGACACGCCACGAGCACCCGGAGCCACCCCGAGCCGCACTTCTCCGGCCCGTCCGGCCGATCCGCCCGCCGGCCCGTGTGCCCGCCTGTCCGCCGGCGGGAGACCATGGCCGCCCGCCTGCCGGAGACCGTGCGCGAGCGACCCGCCACGGTGGGCGACGGCCGGCCCCGTTCCTCCGCGCGTCGCCTCCCTGCCGGGGGCGGCACCACGCCCGCACCGGAGCCCCGCCCCGCCTCCGGGGTAGAGTTTTCCGGTGGGAAGGTACGCTCCGCGCGCCTGTTCCACCGTGCCGGGGCCGACGCAGTTCCCGGTGGCGGTCCGGTTCCCGCAGGGTTGCGTGCCGTGAGAGACGCGGGGGCGAGCGCCGGACGCCCGCCCTTCCGGCGGTCCGGTCACGAGTCCTCGGTGGTCCGTTCCGAGCCCGTGGCGATCGGCCCGTTCCCGGGCGGATCCCCGCCGGATCCGTGTCTCGTCCGACGCAGGCCCCGTCACGGGACCGTCCGCGGGGTGCTGTCCCGGCACTCCGCTTCCTGGCAGACGCACGCCCCCGGCATGTCCGACACGGTGGTGCGCCCCGAGCACGACAGGTTTCCGCTGCCTTGTCCTTCACCGTTTCCACTGACTCCCCCGCCGCGCGGCTGCGCGCCCTGAAACCCGACTGGCTGGGCGACCCCAAGGTCTGGCGCACCGAGGTGCTGGCGGGGCTGGTGGTGGGCCTCGCGCTGATCCCCGAGGCGATCTCGTTCTCGATCATCGCCGACGTCGATCCGGCGGTCGGCCTCTTCTCCGCGTTCACCATGGCCGTGGTGATCTCGGTCGTCGGCGGGCGCCGGGCGATGATCTCCGCCGCGACCGGTGCCGTGGCGCTGGTGATCGCGCCGCTCAACCGCGAGCACGGTTTCGGCTACCTGGTCGCCGCCGTGATCCTCGCGGGGGTCTTCCAGATCGTCCTGGGGACGCTGGGGGTGGCGAAGCTGATGCGGTTCGTGCCGCGCTCGGTGATGGTCGGCTTCGTCAACTCGCTGGCGATCCTGATCTTCATGGCGCAGATCCCCGAGATGCGGGACGTGCCCTGGGCGGTCTACCCCCTGATCGTGGGTGCTCTCGCGCTGCTGGTGTTCTTCCCCAGGGTCACCACCGTCGTCCCGGCTCCCCTGGTGTCCATCGTGGTCCTCACCGCACTCACCGTGGGAGCGGGAATCGCGGTGCCGACCGTGGGCGACCGGGGCGAGCTGCCGTCGTCGCTGCCCGTGCCGGGCCTGCCGGACGTACCGTTCACGCCGGACACGCTGACGACCGTGGCGCCGTACGCGCTCGCGATGGCGCTGGTCGGCCTGATGGAGTCGCTGATGACGGCGAAGCTGGTCGACGAGATCACGGACACCCCCTCCGACAAGAAGCGCGAGTCGGTCGGGCAGGGCATCGCCAACATCGTCACCGGCTTCTTCGGCGGCATGGGCGGCTGCGCGATGATCGGCCAGACGATGATCAACGTGAAGGTCTCCGGCGCCCGGACCCGGCTGTCGACCTTCCTGGCCGGCGCGTTCCTGATGGTGCTCTGCATCGTCTTCGGGCCGGTCGTCTCCGACATCCCGATGGCCGCCCTGGTCGCGGTGATGGCGATGGTCTCGTTCGCCACCTTCGACTGGCACTCCATCGCCCCGAAGACGCTCCGACGGATGCCCGCGGGAGAGATCGCGGTCATGGTGATCACCGTGGCGGTGGTCGTCGCCACCCACAACCTGGCCATCGGTGTGGTCGTCGGCTCGGTCCTGGCGATGGTGGTCTTCGCCAAGCGGGTGGCCCACTCCGCGGACGTCACCGCCGTCACCGATCCGGACGGCACCACCGTGGTCTACCGGGTGACCGGGGCGCTCTTCTTCGCCTCCTCCAACGAGCTGGTCGGCCGCTTCGACTACGCGGACGACCCCGAGCGGGTGGTGATCGACCTGTCCGCCGCGCACGTCTGGGACGCCTCGTCCGTGGCCACCCTGGACGCCATCGGCGCCAAGTACGCCCAGCGCGGCAAGAGTGTCGAGATCGTCGGTCTGAACGAGCCGAGCGCCCGGCTCCACGACCGGCTCAGCGGGGAACTCACCGGCGGCCACTGACCGCGCGGGCAGCGGAGGAGGAAGCCTCGTTTTCGCCGTCTTCCTCCCCCGGCCGCCGGTCACCGGCGCCCCGCGGGGCGGGCCCCGCACACGCCACCGGCCCCCACGACCGCGACGGGTCGTGGGGGCCGGTGGGGCGTCCGCGCCGGACGGACGGCGGCGGCGCGCGTCAGGCGTCGGGCGTCAGCGTCAGGGAGATGGAGTTGATGCAGTAACGCTGGTCGGTCGGGGTCCCGTACCCCTCGCCCTCGAAGACGTGGCCGAGGTGCGAGCCGCAGCGGGCGCAGCGGACCTCGGTGCGGACCATGCCGTGGCTGCGGTCCGCGATGAGCTCGACCGCGTCGGTGTCCTTGGGGTCGTAGAAGGACGGCCAGCCGCAGTGCGACTCGAACTTCGTGTCGGAGCGGAACAGCTCCGCCCCGCACGCGCGGCAGGCGTAGACGCCCTCCGTCTTGGTGTCGGTGTACTCCCCCACGAAGGCGGGTTCGGTCCCGGCCTTGCGGAGCACCGCGTACTCGGCGGGGGAGAGCTCTTCCCGCCACTGCTCGTCGGGCTTCTCGATGTCGTACGGCACGGTGGCTCGCTCCCTCACTTCGACAGCTGGTCCAGGATGCGCGGGCCGAGGTCGGTGACGTCGCCCGCTCCCATGGTGAGAACCAGATCGCCGGGCTTCGCCATTCCCGCGACGACGCCGGGCACGTCCGCCTGGTCGTGGACGGCGGTGACGTCCGCGCCGGCCGCCAGGGCTGCGTCGATGATCAGCGCGCTGGTGACGCCGGGGACCGGGTCCTCGCGGGCCGGGTAGATGTCCAGGACCACGGAGGCGTCGGCGAGGGCGAGGGCCTGGCCCATCTCGTTGCCGAGCTCCTGGGTGCGGGAGAAGAGGTGCGGCTGGAAGACGACGAGGATGCGGGCGTCGGCGGCCGCGCCGCGCATGGCTTCGAGGTCGGCGGTCATCTCGGTGGGGTGGTGGGCGTACGAGTCGATGACCTGGACGCCCGCGGCCTCGCCCTTGAGCTGGAGGCGGCGCTTGACCCCGGTGTACGACCCGAGAGCGGAGGCGAGGTTGTGCGCGGGGATGCCGAGGGCGACGCCGGCGGCGAGGGCCGCGACGGCGTTGTGGGCGTAGTGGCGGCCGGGCACGGAGACGGTGAAGGTGAGGAACCTGCCGTTCAACAGGACAGTGACCTCGCTGGTCAGACCGCGCGGGGTGACCTTGTGGACGCGTACGTCGGCGGTCTCGGAGTCGCCGTAGGTGACGACGGTGAGGTCGGCTCCGGCGCTCGCGCGCACCCGGCGGGTGAGTTCGACGGCGCCGGGCTGGTCGGCGGAGACGACGAGCGTGCCGCCGGGGACGATCTTCCCGGTGAACTTCTCGAAGGACTCGTAGATCTCGTCCATCGACGCGTAGTTGGCGTGGTGGTCCAGTTCGACGTTGAGGACGATCGCGACCTCGGGGTCGTACTTCTGGAAGCTGCGGTCGCTCTCGTCGGCTTCGGCCACGAAGACGTCGCCGCCGCCGTGCGCGGCGTTGGTGCCGGGCCCCTCCAGGTCACCGCCGATGGCGTACGAGGGGTCGAGGTTCAGCGCGGAGAGCGCGACGGCCAGCATCGACGTGGTGGTCGTCTTGCCGTGGGTGCCGGCCACGGCGATGGCGCGGGTGCCGGTCATCAGCGCGGCGAGGGCGTCGGAGCGGTGCACGACGGGGACGGAGAGTTCGGCGGCGCGCACCAGCTCCGGGTTGTCGGCGCGGATGGCGCTGGAGACGACCACGCAGGTCGCGTCGTCGGCCAGGTGGTCCGCGGCGTGACCGATGTGGACGGTCGCCCCCAGCGCGCGCAGTGCGTCGGCGGTCCCGGACTCCTTGGCGTCGCTGCCCGCCACCTTCGCGCCACGCTGGGCGAGGATCTTCGCGATGCCCGACATTCCGGCGCCGCCGATGCCGATGAAGTGCGGTCGTTCCATGGCGGCAGGAATACCGGGTGCCATGCGTGTCTCTCCCCAAAGTCGTCGGGGTGCCGGGTCGGCCCGGCACCGCCGCCCAGCCTATTCGCTGTGCGCGAAGAGCTTGAGCACCGGGACGCCGACCTTGTGGCGGGCGCGGGAGGCCCAGTCGCGGTGGAAGAACTCCTCCACGTAGTGCGGGGCGGTCAGCACGATGACCTCGTCGGCTCCCGCCTCCTCCACCACGGTCCTGAGGTGGTCCAGCGGGTGCTCCTCCACGACCTGGCCGACCGCTTCGGAGCCTGCCGCCCGCAGGGCGCGCAGAGAGGTGTCCAGGGCCAGCCGGGCGGGCTCGCGGGCTTCCTTCCCCTCGGGCTCCTCGCCCTCGCGGGCGGCGTCCTTGAGCTCCCCGAGCGCCACGTCGTCGATCGCGCGGAGCAGGACGTCCGCCTGGTCGCCGCGCGGCTGCATGAGCACCAGGAACGAGATGCGCTCGTCGCCGTGGAGGGTCGTGACGAAGTCGACGTCCTCCGGTGTGAGGGGCTTCTCGATCATCAAAACGCTTGTGAACACGACAGGCGCCCTTCCGCTTCTTCGTCTGGTTCTTCCGGTGCAGGCCGTGTCGAGGGCGCTGCTGAAACCATCCTTCCCCGTGATCGCACGGAGAGTGCAGGGATAATTCTGCCCACCGGAAGCCAACCGGAACGGTGAATTCCGCCAAGAGCCGGTGCGCGTCGGAGAGGGGCCGTCTCCGCCTCAGGGGCGGCGGTACCGGCTGAAGAGGAAACCGTCCTCCTCCAGCAGCCCGGCCAGGGTGAATCGGTCCGGCACCGCCAAGGAGGGGCCTCCCGCGATCCGCTGCGCCCGGCCCGCCGTCAACATCGGCGAGAGGGTCAGACAGAGTTCGTCGAGGACGCCCGCGGCGACGAACTGGCCGAGCAACCGGGGCCCGCCTTCCGTCAGCTGCCTGGTCAGGCCCAGTGCGGCCAGCTCCCGCACGGCCCGCTCCGGGTCGATCCGGGAACCCTCACCGGCGACGACCACCCGGACCCCCGCCTTCCGGGCGGCCGTGACCCGCTCGGCGGGCGCGGCCGAGCCGGTGAGCACCAGGGTCGGGACGCGCGGCTCGGTGTAGAGGGGCAGCGAGAAGTCCAGGTCCAGGCTCGCGCTGACGACCGCGACGGCGGGCACGGGCGTCTGCCCGGCTGCCGCGCGCCGCGCGGCGAACGCCTCCCGGACACGGGCGGGCCGGTACCCCTCGCCGCGTACCGTCCCGGCGCCGGCGATCACGACGTCGCAGAGGCCGCGCAGGGTGCCGAAGATCCGCATGTCCGCGGGGCACGAGATGCCCTGCGAGCGGCCGTCGTGCTGGGCGGCCCCGTCCAGGGTGGCGACCATGTTGGCGCGCAGCCACGGGCCCGGGCCGGCGGGGTGGGCGTACGCCGCGGCCAGCTCGTCGAGACTCCACTCGCGGTCGTCGGCGGCCGGGGCGGGAGTACCGGCGGTTGTCAGGTCCGTCACAGGGAGCAGGCTTCGCATGTCAGGCAGTGTGGCACGGCCCGTATGGTGGAGAGTTGTGTCGTCCTCCACCACCGCCCCCGGGGCAAACTCCCTGACCGGCGCGGTTCCGCTGTCCCTGTGCGCCCGTCGGCCGCACGTCCCCGCCGATCGTCTGGTCGCCGAGATGGTGCCGCCGCCGCGGTTCGACTCGGTGCGCTTCGCGACGTACGTCCCCGATCCGGCCCAGCCGAGCCAGAGCAAGGCCGTCGAGGTGCTCGAGTCCTTCGCCGGAGGCCTCGGCGGGGCGCACGCGTCGGGTGAGGGCAAGCGGAGGTGGTTCTCGCGGAAGCCCGCGGCCCCGTCCGGTCCGCGCGGTGTGTACCTCGACGGCGGGTACGGCGTCGGCAAGACCCATCTGCTCGCCTCGCTCTGGCACGCGACCCCCGCCGAGCCGGCCCTGAAGGCGTTCGGCACCTTCGTCGAGCTGACCAACCTCGTCGGCGCGCTGGGTTTCCAGCAGACGGTACGGACCCTGAGCGGACACCGGCTGCTCTGCATCGACGAGTTCGAGCTGGACGACCCGGGCGACACCGTGCTGGTCTCCTCGCTGCTCAGCCGACTGGTGGAGGCGGGTGTCGCACTGGCGGCGACCTCCAACACGCTGCCCGGCAAGCTCGGCGAGGGCCGGTTCGCCGCCGCCGACTTCCTCCGCGAGATCCAGGGGCTCTCGGCCCACTTCCGCCCGCTGCGGATCGACGGTCAGGACTACCGCCACCGCGGCCTGCCCGAAGCGCCGGCGCCGTTCGACGACGAGCAGGTCACGCGGGCCGCGTACGCCGCCGGGGGTGCGTCGCTGGACGACTTCGCCGCGCTCCTCGGCCACCTGGCGGAAGTCCACCCCAGCCGGTACGGGGCGCTGACGGACGGGGTGAACGCGGTCTGCCTCACCGGGGTGGTGCCGGTGCCCGACCAGTCGACGGCGCTGCGGCTGGTGGTGCTCGCCGACCGGCTGTACGACCGTGAGATCCCGGTCCTCGCCTCCG
This window encodes:
- the murC gene encoding UDP-N-acetylmuramate--L-alanine ligase, which gives rise to MAPGIPAAMERPHFIGIGGAGMSGIAKILAQRGAKVAGSDAKESGTADALRALGATVHIGHAADHLADDATCVVVSSAIRADNPELVRAAELSVPVVHRSDALAALMTGTRAIAVAGTHGKTTTTSMLAVALSALNLDPSYAIGGDLEGPGTNAAHGGGDVFVAEADESDRSFQKYDPEVAIVLNVELDHHANYASMDEIYESFEKFTGKIVPGGTLVVSADQPGAVELTRRVRASAGADLTVVTYGDSETADVRVHKVTPRGLTSEVTVLLNGRFLTFTVSVPGRHYAHNAVAALAAGVALGIPAHNLASALGSYTGVKRRLQLKGEAAGVQVIDSYAHHPTEMTADLEAMRGAAADARILVVFQPHLFSRTQELGNEMGQALALADASVVLDIYPAREDPVPGVTSALIIDAALAAGADVTAVHDQADVPGVVAGMAKPGDLVLTMGAGDVTDLGPRILDQLSK
- a CDS encoding DUF2267 domain-containing protein; translation: MQNTTESTQCVPAMTYTLMLEKVRYDGAYPTRERAEEAVRLVLDGLGGQLAGDERASLAARLPQEAAAVLLAARPETPLSGRDFVNSLALSTGSGVATTRWDVGSVLTTVAQLTGPDLLARILRALPQGYALLFGRAELARAA
- a CDS encoding indole-3-glycerol phosphate synthase, with the protein product MIEKPLTPEDVDFVTTLHGDERISFLVLMQPRGDQADVLLRAIDDVALGELKDAAREGEEPEGKEAREPARLALDTSLRALRAAGSEAVGQVVEEHPLDHLRTVVEEAGADEVIVLTAPHYVEEFFHRDWASRARHKVGVPVLKLFAHSE
- a CDS encoding pyrimidine reductase family protein yields the protein MRSLLPVTDLTTAGTPAPAADDREWSLDELAAAYAHPAGPGPWLRANMVATLDGAAQHDGRSQGISCPADMRIFGTLRGLCDVVIAGAGTVRGEGYRPARVREAFAARRAAAGQTPVPAVAVVSASLDLDFSLPLYTEPRVPTLVLTGSAAPAERVTAARKAGVRVVVAGEGSRIDPERAVRELAALGLTRQLTEGGPRLLGQFVAAGVLDELCLTLSPMLTAGRAQRIAGGPSLAVPDRFTLAGLLEEDGFLFSRYRRP
- a CDS encoding SulP family inorganic anion transporter yields the protein MSFTVSTDSPAARLRALKPDWLGDPKVWRTEVLAGLVVGLALIPEAISFSIIADVDPAVGLFSAFTMAVVISVVGGRRAMISAATGAVALVIAPLNREHGFGYLVAAVILAGVFQIVLGTLGVAKLMRFVPRSVMVGFVNSLAILIFMAQIPEMRDVPWAVYPLIVGALALLVFFPRVTTVVPAPLVSIVVLTALTVGAGIAVPTVGDRGELPSSLPVPGLPDVPFTPDTLTTVAPYALAMALVGLMESLMTAKLVDEITDTPSDKKRESVGQGIANIVTGFFGGMGGCAMIGQTMINVKVSGARTRLSTFLAGAFLMVLCIVFGPVVSDIPMAALVAVMAMVSFATFDWHSIAPKTLRRMPAGEIAVMVITVAVVVATHNLAIGVVVGSVLAMVVFAKRVAHSADVTAVTDPDGTTVVYRVTGALFFASSNELVGRFDYADDPERVVIDLSAAHVWDASSVATLDAIGAKYAQRGKSVEIVGLNEPSARLHDRLSGELTGGH
- the msrB gene encoding peptide-methionine (R)-S-oxide reductase MsrB, producing MPYDIEKPDEQWREELSPAEYAVLRKAGTEPAFVGEYTDTKTEGVYACRACGAELFRSDTKFESHCGWPSFYDPKDTDAVELIADRSHGMVRTEVRCARCGSHLGHVFEGEGYGTPTDQRYCINSISLTLTPDA
- the zapE gene encoding cell division protein ZapE gives rise to the protein MSSSTTAPGANSLTGAVPLSLCARRPHVPADRLVAEMVPPPRFDSVRFATYVPDPAQPSQSKAVEVLESFAGGLGGAHASGEGKRRWFSRKPAAPSGPRGVYLDGGYGVGKTHLLASLWHATPAEPALKAFGTFVELTNLVGALGFQQTVRTLSGHRLLCIDEFELDDPGDTVLVSSLLSRLVEAGVALAATSNTLPGKLGEGRFAAADFLREIQGLSAHFRPLRIDGQDYRHRGLPEAPAPFDDEQVTRAAYAAGGASLDDFAALLGHLAEVHPSRYGALTDGVNAVCLTGVVPVPDQSTALRLVVLADRLYDREIPVLASGIPFDRLFSDEMLNGGYRKKYFRAISRLTALARDAKGLVAQ